In the Candidatus Saccharibacteria bacterium oral taxon 488 genome, one interval contains:
- a CDS encoding glycoside hydrolase family 1 protein — MTTKQSERIVFPKKFLWGAATSAHQVEGGLVNQWTTWELEHAKRLSVQAPHQFGDIDSWLRIKKEATRPDNYVSGRGVDHYHRYEEDFAILKNLNMNAFRFCIEWARIEPQEGAWDAAAIAHYRTYLRTLKKMGITPVVTLFHFTLPEWFMAKGGFEKRRNIKYFVYYVEKVLSELGRDIEWIVTINEPTVYAGESYLEGHWPPNKTRKRDLLRVLCNLVATHKKVYKLTRARKKWKVSMAHHLIYCYPGDDAILSRASARVANYFLNTWVLRRVRRHSDFLAINYYFARRIYGYRAHDPYLKVSDLGWDMQPDKLQYLLEDVAERYRLPIMITENGLADGTDSQRQWWLTETIKAMHEALKHDVKLIGYLHWSLLDNFEWDKGYWPKFGLVAVDRQTMARTVRPSARWFAAVIKKLRK, encoded by the coding sequence ATGACAACGAAGCAATCTGAACGCATCGTGTTTCCAAAGAAGTTTTTATGGGGTGCAGCGACGTCGGCGCATCAGGTCGAGGGTGGCCTGGTGAATCAGTGGACGACGTGGGAGCTTGAACATGCTAAGCGGCTGTCCGTGCAAGCACCGCATCAATTTGGTGATATTGACAGCTGGCTGCGCATCAAAAAAGAGGCGACCAGGCCTGACAACTACGTATCGGGGCGGGGTGTCGATCATTACCATCGCTATGAGGAAGATTTCGCGATTCTCAAAAACCTCAACATGAATGCCTTTCGGTTCTGTATCGAATGGGCGCGAATTGAGCCGCAAGAGGGCGCGTGGGATGCGGCGGCGATTGCCCACTATCGGACGTATCTACGGACGCTGAAAAAGATGGGTATTACACCGGTGGTGACGCTGTTTCATTTTACGCTGCCGGAGTGGTTTATGGCCAAGGGTGGTTTTGAAAAGCGGCGCAACATCAAATACTTCGTGTATTATGTTGAAAAAGTCTTGAGCGAGCTGGGGCGCGACATTGAGTGGATCGTGACGATTAACGAGCCGACTGTCTATGCTGGCGAGAGTTATCTCGAGGGGCATTGGCCGCCGAATAAAACTCGCAAGCGTGATTTACTGCGTGTACTCTGCAACCTTGTTGCGACGCACAAGAAAGTTTACAAATTGACGCGTGCTCGCAAAAAATGGAAAGTGTCGATGGCGCATCATCTGATCTATTGTTATCCTGGCGATGATGCGATTCTCAGTCGTGCTAGTGCGCGGGTGGCGAATTATTTCCTGAATACGTGGGTACTGCGTCGAGTGCGGCGGCACAGTGATTTCTTGGCGATCAACTATTACTTTGCGCGGCGGATTTATGGCTATCGGGCACATGACCCGTACCTGAAGGTCAGTGATCTCGGCTGGGATATGCAGCCGGATAAATTGCAGTATCTACTGGAGGACGTAGCCGAGCGCTATCGGTTGCCGATTATGATTACCGAGAATGGGCTGGCGGACGGCACTGATAGTCAGCGGCAATGGTGGCTGACCGAGACGATCAAGGCCATGCACGAGGCGCTCAAACATGACGTCAAGCTAATCGGTTATTTGCACTGGAGCCTGCTTGACAATTTTGAATGGGACAAGGGATACTGGCCAAAGTTTGGTCTGGTGGCAGTCGATCGGCAGACCATGGCCCGGACGGTACGGCCAAGCGCGCGCTGGTTTGCGGCGGTGATCAAGAAGCTGCGGAAATAA
- a CDS encoding penicillin-binding protein 2: MKRHLTQSRTGVLAIILLGMMAIFVMRLFYLQIIKHSEYVSLAQASQQRHFVIPAERGKLYMMDGGTAVPVVLNQTVYTVIADPQTVKQEQRQQIIAALQEIAGGEVVSDAAKRLERTTSRYEVLARNITRTQAEKLKAKDFVGILYQKGSIRNYPEGQLAAQVLGFVNAEGKGQYGVEGALNDRLKGRDGLLKTVADVRNVPLTLSKDNVRVEAKSGENVALSIDRNVQSHAEEALKRGIDKAGATEGSVIVMNPNNGQVLAMANYPTYNPAEYAKQKNAAVFSNATTMLPFEPGSIVKTFSMATGIDKGVVTPQTTYSNTDCTEVGDRKMCNALRGLSGTTSMQSAFNNSLNVGMITIARRLGDGSTITPGARQTLYEYYHEKFGFGEATGIELAEAPGLLYVPNRPGAEVNYANITFGQGMNATMVQAASAFCSVVNGGQYFRPTVVAGTVDANGGLKPTAASLLRRTISEQSSATMRGMLSTARAVLNQRMPDKDKPGYDVGGKTGTSETLINGSYTMDETVATYIGYGGANRPEYVIMVRVAAPGKRKNLQGNIHAAPIFTDISNWMIDYMKLAPKG, translated from the coding sequence ATGAAACGTCACTTAACGCAATCTCGAACCGGCGTACTCGCTATCATTCTGTTGGGGATGATGGCGATTTTTGTGATGCGGCTGTTTTATCTACAGATCATTAAACACAGCGAATACGTGTCGCTGGCTCAGGCCAGCCAGCAGCGGCACTTCGTCATTCCGGCCGAGCGCGGCAAGTTATATATGATGGACGGCGGTACGGCTGTCCCCGTGGTGCTCAACCAGACGGTCTATACGGTTATCGCTGATCCGCAGACGGTCAAGCAGGAGCAGCGCCAGCAGATTATCGCGGCGTTACAGGAAATTGCCGGTGGCGAGGTAGTGAGTGACGCGGCCAAGCGGCTGGAGCGCACCACCTCTCGCTACGAAGTGCTGGCACGCAACATCACGCGCACGCAAGCCGAGAAGTTAAAGGCCAAGGATTTTGTCGGTATCTTGTATCAAAAGGGGTCGATTCGCAACTATCCGGAGGGGCAACTGGCAGCGCAGGTGCTAGGCTTCGTGAATGCTGAGGGCAAGGGTCAGTACGGGGTTGAAGGGGCGCTGAATGATAGGCTGAAGGGCCGCGATGGCCTACTCAAAACAGTGGCGGACGTGCGTAATGTGCCGCTGACGCTGAGTAAGGATAACGTGCGCGTTGAGGCGAAGTCGGGCGAGAATGTGGCGCTGTCGATTGATCGCAATGTGCAGAGTCACGCCGAAGAAGCGCTCAAACGAGGTATCGACAAGGCTGGCGCGACCGAGGGTAGCGTGATAGTGATGAATCCGAATAATGGACAAGTGCTAGCGATGGCTAATTATCCGACGTATAATCCAGCCGAGTACGCCAAGCAAAAAAACGCAGCAGTGTTTAGTAACGCGACGACGATGCTGCCGTTTGAGCCGGGCTCCATTGTCAAGACGTTCAGCATGGCGACGGGGATTGACAAGGGTGTGGTGACGCCGCAGACAACGTATTCGAACACTGATTGTACTGAGGTGGGGGATCGGAAAATGTGTAACGCCCTAAGGGGGCTTAGCGGCACGACAAGTATGCAGAGTGCGTTTAACAATTCGCTCAACGTCGGTATGATCACGATTGCGCGGCGACTGGGCGATGGATCGACGATCACCCCGGGTGCGCGGCAGACGCTGTACGAGTATTATCACGAGAAATTTGGGTTTGGTGAGGCGACGGGGATTGAGCTAGCAGAGGCGCCGGGGCTGCTTTACGTGCCAAATCGGCCGGGAGCGGAGGTGAATTACGCTAACATTACGTTCGGGCAGGGCATGAATGCGACGATGGTGCAGGCAGCCAGCGCATTTTGTTCGGTGGTAAATGGCGGGCAGTATTTTCGGCCGACGGTGGTAGCTGGAACGGTGGATGCGAATGGCGGACTGAAGCCAACAGCTGCTTCGCTACTACGAAGGACGATTTCTGAGCAGTCATCAGCCACCATGCGTGGTATGCTGTCAACGGCGCGGGCGGTCCTCAATCAGCGTATGCCCGATAAAGATAAGCCGGGCTATGATGTCGGCGGCAAGACTGGTACCTCAGAGACGCTGATCAATGGTAGCTATACCATGGACGAAACAGTAGCGACGTATATCGGCTATGGTGGCGCAAATCGCCCCGAGTATGTCATAATGGTACGTGTCGCGGCGCCTGGCAAGCGCAAGAACTTACAGGGTAACATTCACGCTGCACCAATTTTTACTGATATCTCCAACTGGATGATTGATTATATGAAATTAGCACCGAAGGGATAG
- the mraY gene encoding phospho-N-acetylmuramoyl-pentapeptide-transferase produces the protein MATALQTMTNELTHVFLLSVGAFLLAMFLTPIYTFFAYRYRFWKRQRSESTDGKELKVFAKFQAAKLRRNIPTMAGVIGVISIFVVTFSCNLDRAQTWLPLAALIGGAAVGLIDDVINLRGLGGGAAGLRSPVKFALIMLIGIVLGWFFYVKLGVASFHVPFMGDVAIGWLIIPLFAFAVVATGNAVNISDGMDGLAGGLLGISFGAFGVIALLQQQVLLAGFCFTVVGVLLSYLWFNIYPARFFMGDVGSFAYGVSLGVVAMLTNSLLLLPVIGLLFVIEAGSSLIQIVSKKLFKRKIFLSAPIHHHLEASGWPETKVTMRFWVIGCVMAFIGVMLALAGGHIA, from the coding sequence ATGGCAACTGCTTTACAAACAATGACCAACGAATTGACACACGTATTTTTGCTCAGTGTCGGGGCATTTTTACTAGCGATGTTTCTGACGCCGATTTATACGTTTTTTGCCTATCGGTATCGGTTCTGGAAGCGGCAGCGCTCGGAGAGTACCGACGGCAAAGAGTTGAAGGTTTTTGCTAAATTCCAAGCGGCAAAATTGCGGCGAAATATTCCAACGATGGCTGGAGTTATCGGTGTTATTTCGATTTTTGTGGTGACGTTCTCTTGTAATTTAGATCGAGCGCAGACATGGCTGCCACTCGCGGCGTTGATCGGCGGTGCCGCGGTTGGGCTCATTGATGACGTTATTAATCTACGCGGGCTGGGCGGTGGTGCAGCCGGCTTACGCAGTCCGGTGAAATTTGCGCTGATTATGCTTATCGGCATCGTCCTTGGCTGGTTTTTCTATGTCAAGCTGGGCGTGGCCAGCTTCCATGTGCCGTTCATGGGTGACGTGGCGATTGGTTGGCTGATCATCCCATTGTTTGCCTTTGCAGTGGTGGCGACTGGTAACGCGGTTAATATTTCTGATGGCATGGACGGACTGGCTGGCGGGTTGTTGGGGATTAGCTTTGGAGCGTTCGGGGTGATTGCCTTGCTGCAACAACAAGTATTGCTGGCGGGATTCTGTTTCACTGTAGTTGGTGTGCTACTGAGTTATCTCTGGTTTAACATCTATCCAGCACGGTTTTTCATGGGCGATGTTGGTAGCTTTGCCTATGGGGTTAGCTTGGGAGTGGTGGCGATGCTGACTAACTCGTTGCTGTTATTACCGGTGATTGGGCTGTTGTTTGTGATCGAGGCAGGTTCGAGCTTGATTCAGATTGTGAGCAAAAAACTCTTTAAGCGCAAGATTTTCTTATCTGCGCCGATCCATCATCACCTAGAGGCCAGCGGCTGGCCGGAGACCAAGGTGACGATGCGGTTTTGGGTGATTGGCTGCGTGATGGCGTTTATCGGTGTGATGCTGGCGCTGGCGGGGGGTCATATTGCGTAA